The genomic stretch GCGCCCGTGATCGTCGCCTCGCGGGTCGGCACTCCGCACCCATGCCGCGGCGCAAAGCCTCTGCCAAGTCGGCGTCTTCCGCGCTCAAGTCGGGGTCGGCTTCGCCCGATACATCCTGCCGAGACCTGAAACCGGCTGGGGAGGGACCCCCGGCATCGGCACTCAAGGAGGACTGTCAGCATGGCACTCTACGTCAATACCAACCTCTTCTCCATCAACGCGCAGCGGAACCTGGAGGAGACGGCGGGGGGCCTCAAGACCTCGCTGCAACGCCTGTCGTCGGGCCTGCGCATCAACGACGCCGTCGACGACGCCGCCGGCCTGGCGATCGCCGACAAGCTGCAGCGCGACGTGCGCGTCGCCTCGCAGGCGATCCGCAACGCGAACGACGGCATCTCGGCCCTGGCCATCGGTGAGAAGGCGCTGGGCAAGGTGACGGATACCCTGGTCCGCCTCTCCGAGCTCGCCTCGCAGGCCGCCACGGGCACCATCACCAACACGCAGCGCAGCGCGATCCAGCAGGAGTTCGGTCAGCTCCTCTCGGAGATCTCGCGCATCAGCAACACGACCACGTTCAACGGCGTCAACCTGCTGAGCGCCGGCACCACGGTGTCCGTGCAGGTCGGCCTCGACGGGTCGAGCGACTCGCGCATCGACTTCACCACCATCGACGGCTCGCTCTCCGGCATCTTCTCGGGCCAGACGGCGATCGCCGCCGACACCGCGTCGAACGCGCAGTCGGCCCTCGGCATCCTCACCTCCGCGATCGCGACGGTCACCGAGAAGCGCGGCACCCTGGGCGCGTACCAGAGCCGTCTCCTCACCGCGATCGCCAACCTCCGCGTGGCGCGCGAGAACTTCAGCGCCGCCGAGAGCCGCATCCGCGACGCCGACGTCGCCTCCGAGACCGCGAACCTGACGCGGGCACAGATCCTGCAGCAGGCCGGTGTGGCCATCCTCGCGCAGGCGAACCAGCAGCCGACGCTGGCGCTCAACCTGCTGGGGTAGGCCGGCAGAACACGACACGTAGGCAACGACTGCCGTCGGTCCTCCCGGGGCCGGGATCCCAGGCGGGTTCCCGGCCCCGGTTCCGACGGGGCAGGGGAGCAGCGACGACGCGATGGCAGGGGTGATCTCGATCGGCGGATTGGCGACCGGGCTCGACACGAACTCGATCATCGATCAGCTCGTGAAGCTCGAGCGGCGTCCGATCGACGTCCTCGTCACCCAGGTCGCGGACGCCGAGAAGACCAAGGGCGCGCTCTCCACGCTGAGCGGCAAGCTGCTCAACCTGAAGCGCGCCATCGACAGGATGAAGGTCGCCGGCGACGTCCTCGTCCGCAAGGCGAGCTCGAGCGACCAGACCGTGCTCACCGCCGCCGCGGGCAGCGGCGCGCAGCGCGGCACCGCGACGCTCACCGTCACGCAGCTCGCGCGCGGCTCGGTCGCGGGGGCGACCGTCGGCAGGGAGTCCGTCGACGCCACCGTCGCCGGGGGCGCCGGCACGTTCCGCTTCCAGGTCGGCTCGGGCGACGTGCAGACCGTCGTGATCGACGAGACGACCACCCTCCAGGGCCTCGCCAACGCGATCAACGAGAAGAACGCCGGCGTCACCGCGACCGCCATCAACGCCGGCACGGCCGCCGCCCCCGACTGGCGCCTCCAGCTCGCGAGCAAGACGACGGGCGCGTCCACCACGATCACGGTCGTGCAGGACGACACCCAGCTCGCGATCCAGACGGCGCAGACCGGCCGCAACGCGCAGTTCACGGTCAGCGGCTTCGCGACCGGCTTCGAGCGTGAGACCAACACCTTCGCCGACGTCCTCCCCGGCGTCACCATCAGCCTGAAGGCCGAGGGCACCTCGACGCTGACGGTCGACGACGACACCGACGCGATCGTCGATCGGGTGA from bacterium encodes the following:
- a CDS encoding flagellin FliC, which codes for MALYVNTNLFSINAQRNLEETAGGLKTSLQRLSSGLRINDAVDDAAGLAIADKLQRDVRVASQAIRNANDGISALAIGEKALGKVTDTLVRLSELASQAATGTITNTQRSAIQQEFGQLLSEISRISNTTTFNGVNLLSAGTTVSVQVGLDGSSDSRIDFTTIDGSLSGIFSGQTAIAADTASNAQSALGILTSAIATVTEKRGTLGAYQSRLLTAIANLRVARENFSAAESRIRDADVASETANLTRAQILQQAGVAILAQANQQPTLALNLLG
- the fliD gene encoding flagellar filament capping protein FliD, producing the protein MAGVISIGGLATGLDTNSIIDQLVKLERRPIDVLVTQVADAEKTKGALSTLSGKLLNLKRAIDRMKVAGDVLVRKASSSDQTVLTAAAGSGAQRGTATLTVTQLARGSVAGATVGRESVDATVAGGAGTFRFQVGSGDVQTVVIDETTTLQGLANAINEKNAGVTATAINAGTAAAPDWRLQLASKTTGASTTITVVQDDTQLAIQTAQTGRNAQFTVSGFATGFERETNTFADVLPGVTISLKAEGTSTLTVDDDTDAIVDRVKAIVAAYNDVRTFVDANADVTKTSDDELRTGPLAANVGVRQLLARVQEVFTGAVGGATPPYVNLASLGLATQRDGTILLDESKLRAAIGADPDAVARLFAGGGDDGGVANALSTLLDDLTKSSGSLSLQTDAIDRQVRSLEDAIAAGERNLGVFEKSLREQFAVMEQLVSSLQTQSNFLLAALGK